The genomic window CGCTGGAAGACTCCAAGAAGCTCCTCCAGAAAAGGAGAATCGAGAAGCTCCTCGTGGTGGACGATTCCGGCCGGCTGAAGGGACTGATCACCATCAAGGACATCATGAAAATCAAGAAGTACCCGAATTCCTGCAAGGATCAACTCGGACGCCTGCGGGTGGGCGCGGCCCTCGGGGTCGGCAAGGACACCCTGGCCAGGGCCGCGGCACTTTGCAGCGTGGGAGTCGATGTGTTTGCGGTGGACAGCGCCCATGGCCATTCGCAAAACGTGCTCAAAGCGGTGAAACTGATCAAGGCCGAATTCCCCGCTGTCCAGATCATCGCGGGCAATGTGGCCACCGCATCGGGAGCCGAAGCCCTGATCAAGGCGGGGGCCGATGCGGTCAAGGTCGGCGTGGGACCCGGCTCCATCTGCACCACGCGTATCGTGGCCGGTGTCGGTGTGCCGCAGGTCACGGCCATCATGGAATGTAACCGGGTGTGCAAGGAGCACGGCGTTCCCCTGATCGCGGACGGCGGGATAAAATACAGCGGCGACATCGTGAAGGCGGTTGCGTCCGGAGCCGAGTGCGTGATGATCGGAAGCCTGTTTGCCGGAACGGACGAGAGTCCGGGAGAGACCATTCTGTACCAGGGCCGAAGCTACAAGGTGTACCGTGGGATGGGCTCTCTCGGTGCGATGAAGGAAGGCAGCAAGGACCGTTACTTCCAGGACGAGGTCTTCGAACCGAAGAAACTGGTCCCGGAAGGAATCGAGGGGAAAGTCCCCTACCGGGGCCCCATCACCGACGTCATTCATCAACTGATCGGCGGATTGAGGGCCGGAATGGGCTATCTGGGATGCGGCACCCTCGAGGATCTCAGGACCAGGGCCCGGATGATGAGGATCACCAGCGCCGGTCTGAGGGAAAGCCACGTTCACGATGTCATCATCACCAAGGAAGCTCCCAACTATCAAGTCGACCTCAAGTAGCGTCTGTCAAAAGCCGTCGTTGCCCGTCGGTTCGGTCGTCGAAACCCGCAGGTGCGTCATCGGTTCCATCGGCGCGGGCGGCCCGGAAGGCGCGGGCGTCAGAGCCGCGGGTGCCCGGGGCGATGCGGCGGGGGCCCCGGCGACACCGGCCGGTCGGAGGCAGACTCTCCAGAACCGGGCGAGCCGCCGGCTCCCCTTGGTCAAGGATTCGGGATGACTTACGATTATCTTCACGAAGAACGGGTTCTGATACTCGATTTTGGGTCCCAGTACACTCAGCTCATCGCCAGGCGTGTGCGGGAAAGCCATGTCTACTGCGAAATTCATCCTTTCAACATGGACATGGAGTCGATCAAGGCTTTCAGGCCCAAGGGAATCATTCTGTCCGGCGGTCCTTCCAGCGTACACGAACAGGGCGCCCCTTTTTCGGATCCGGCGATCTTCGAGTTGGGGGTTCCCGTTCTCGGAATCTGCTACGGCATGCAGTTGATGGCCCGGCAACTCGGTGGTTCCGTGGAAAGAGCGGACCGCAGGGAATACGGTCCGGCGACCATCGACATCGATGTGCCGGATGAGCTCTTTCGCGACATCGAGCGCGAAGGCGTGCGCGTGTGGATGAGCCATGGCGACCGTATCCTCGAGCTGCCCGCCGGTTTCTCCATTCTGGCCCGCAGCGACAATTCTCCCGCCGCCGCCATGGGAAATTCCGAACGGCGCCTCTACGGCGTGCAGTTCCACCCCGAAGTCGTTCACACGCCTTGCGGCAAGGACATCCTGGACAACTTCCTGTTTCGCACCTGCCGCTGCCGGGCCACGTGGACGATGAAATCGTTCGTGGAATCCGCGGTGGCCTCCATCCGCGAGCAGGTTGGCGACGACCAGGTAATCTGCGCGCTGAGCGGAGGGGTGGATTCTTCCGTGGTCGCGGTGCTCCTGCACAATGCCATAGGTTCCAGGCTTCACTGCATTTTCGTCAACAACGGGCTTCTTCGAAAAGGCGAGGCGGAAAGCGTCCAGCGGGTCTTTCGCGATCACTTCTCCATCAACCTCATTTATGCGGACGCCTCCGATCTTTTCCTGGAACGGCTCAAGGACGTCACCGACCCCGAACGGAAGCGCAAGATCATCGGCAATCTGTTTGTCGAGTTGTTCGAGAGGGAAGCCGGCCGCCTGGAAAGCGTGAAATACCTGGCCCAGGGGACCCTTTACCCGGATGTGATCGAGAGCGTGTCGTTCAAAGGCCCTTCGGCGACCATCAAGACCCATCACAACGTGGGCGGATTGCCCGAACGGATGAACCTGAAGCTGATTGAGCCCCTGCGGGAGCTGTTCAAGGACGAAGTCCGCATGCTCGGGCGGGAGTTGGGGCTGCCGGAACGGATCATCATGCGCCACCCCTTTCCCGGCCCGGGCCTGGCGATTCGAACCATCGGAGCAGTGACGCCGGAGAGTCTCGAGATTCTTCGCGACGCGGACCGGATCATCCTGGAAGAAATCGAAGCCTCCGGGTGGTACGACCACGTATGGCAGGCTTTCGCGGTGCTTCTGCCGATCCGGTCGGTGGGAGTCATGGGGGACGAACGCACCTACGACCAGGTCGTGGCGGTGCGCGCGGTGGAAAGCGTGGACGCCATGACCGCGGACTGGGCGAGACTGCCCTACGAAGTGCTTCAAAGGATTTCCAATCGCATCATCAACGAGGTCAAAGGCGTGAACCGGGTGGTCTACGACATTTCTTCCAAACCTCCCGGCACCATCGAATGGGAATGACCTGCCTCGCGGGACCGGGGGATCGACGTTGGCCGCAGACACTATCGTACCCTTCCGAACCCGCCGCGCCCGGATGAAAAGCCCGTGAAGCGCCCGCGGGCAACGGGATGACCTGTCCGGGGACGGAAGAACATGGGGGCGTGAACCGGGATTCGTCCATGCCCTATAACGAAACCCGTCGCTTTTACAGGCTTCAGCATCAGGACCGGAAGGGATGGGTCGGTTTTCAGGTCCGTTACCGGGAGACCGACCTCTGGGTCCGGGCGCAACGAAACCTCGAACGGGAAACCTTCACGGCGATCCTCAATTGTCGCCGCCAGTTGGAACGATACATCGCGGAACACCCCCCATTTCTGAAATCACTCACGCCACTCCCCGAAGATCCGCTGGCGCCGCCCCTTGTCAAGGTCATGCTGTTTGCCGCCCGGAGTGCCGGCGTAGGTCCCATGGCGAGCGTCGCGGGAGCCGTCGCACAGGAAGTCGCCCTGTCGCTCAAGCCCTTTTCGCCTTCCGTGATCGTCGAAAACGGCGGCGACTGTTACCTGGACATTCGAGAAGAAACCACCATCGGCATTTATGCGGGTCCTCATTCTCCCTTCAGCGGCAACATCGGCCTGCGGTTCGAAGGGAGCCGTTTCCCCCTCGGAATCTGCACCTCATCGGGAACGGTCGGGCCATCGCTCAGCTTCGGCAGAGCCGACGCCGTCACCGTGGCTGCAAAGGACGCGGCCCTGGCCGACGCCGCCGCAACCGCCGTCGGCAACCTGGTGAAAACCCCGTCGCATATCGAGGAGGCCTTGGAAAGAGCACGGACGATCCCTTCTCTTGAAGGCGTTCTGATCGTCATCAAGGACAAGCTCGGGATCTGGGGCAACCTTGAAGTAGCCCGCCTTTAGCGCGCCATCCCTTTCCCAAAAACATCTTGTGTTTTCTCGATGGGTTGCTATAGTGATTCCTGCGCAATTCGGCGCCCAACACGCCGATGCGGGGTTGTGCTCATATTGGGGGCGCTCGGCGGGAGGCAATGGGGCCTTCCTCTGCATTCGATGGGCGGGACCGGGTATTTTTCCTCCTTGACCGTCTTCGGCCGAATCCGCCACATATCTTCTTCGGTCGCAACCCGGAACGAACGGCTCAACACTGCTGATACAAGGTTGCGTTCAAGATGGGTGCATTGGGCGGGAGGGCATAAAGCCCTTCCCTTGCTTCGTCTGACCGGCACATCGGTTCGTGCAGGGGACGGGGTTTATCCTTGCCCGTGTCGCCTCCCCCCGGGGAGGTGTTGTATACTCTTGAGCGCACCTCGGTATGAGAACATGAAAATCGTGGTGATGTCGGACACGCACCTGGAGCGGGTGACCGACCGGTTCGAATCCCTGTGCGCCGCCTATTGCGAAGGGGCGGATCTGGTGATCCACCTGGGCGACTGGGCGAGACATTCGGTCCTGAATTTCCTGGAGCGCTATCCCCTGGAAGCCGTGGCGGGCAACATGGACGATTCCGGGATACACGAAAGGCTCCCCGTAAAGAAAGTCATCCGGGTGCGGGGGCACCGTCTCGGAATCATACACGGTTGGGGATCGCCGGTCGGTTTGAGACACAGGCTCATGGACGAATTCGAAAACGTCGAGGCGATTCTGTTCGGACACACGCACCAGGCGCTGCAACTGGTGGAACACGGCATATTCTGGTTCAACCCGGGCTCCGTTTATCTTGGACGCGGGGAACGGGCCAACAGCCTGGGAATTCTCAATATCGAGGACCGCATAACGGGGGAGATCGTCACTCTCTAGGAGAAACCG from Syntrophobacter fumaroxidans MPOB includes these protein-coding regions:
- the guaB gene encoding IMP dehydrogenase, producing MQNHQPGIPEALTFDDITLLPDYSEVLPVETNVSTRLTREIRMNIPLVSAAMDTVTESDTAISIAREGGIGIIHRNMSVEQQAQEVNKVKKSESGMILDPVTVDPDQKIGEVLDLMSRYRISGVPVVKGERLVGIITNRDLRFETDESIKVSEVMTKDDLVTAPVGISLEDSKKLLQKRRIEKLLVVDDSGRLKGLITIKDIMKIKKYPNSCKDQLGRLRVGAALGVGKDTLARAAALCSVGVDVFAVDSAHGHSQNVLKAVKLIKAEFPAVQIIAGNVATASGAEALIKAGADAVKVGVGPGSICTTRIVAGVGVPQVTAIMECNRVCKEHGVPLIADGGIKYSGDIVKAVASGAECVMIGSLFAGTDESPGETILYQGRSYKVYRGMGSLGAMKEGSKDRYFQDEVFEPKKLVPEGIEGKVPYRGPITDVIHQLIGGLRAGMGYLGCGTLEDLRTRARMMRITSAGLRESHVHDVIITKEAPNYQVDLK
- the guaA gene encoding glutamine-hydrolyzing GMP synthase, whose translation is MTYDYLHEERVLILDFGSQYTQLIARRVRESHVYCEIHPFNMDMESIKAFRPKGIILSGGPSSVHEQGAPFSDPAIFELGVPVLGICYGMQLMARQLGGSVERADRREYGPATIDIDVPDELFRDIEREGVRVWMSHGDRILELPAGFSILARSDNSPAAAMGNSERRLYGVQFHPEVVHTPCGKDILDNFLFRTCRCRATWTMKSFVESAVASIREQVGDDQVICALSGGVDSSVVAVLLHNAIGSRLHCIFVNNGLLRKGEAESVQRVFRDHFSINLIYADASDLFLERLKDVTDPERKRKIIGNLFVELFEREAGRLESVKYLAQGTLYPDVIESVSFKGPSATIKTHHNVGGLPERMNLKLIEPLRELFKDEVRMLGRELGLPERIIMRHPFPGPGLAIRTIGAVTPESLEILRDADRIILEEIEASGWYDHVWQAFAVLLPIRSVGVMGDERTYDQVVAVRAVESVDAMTADWARLPYEVLQRISNRIINEVKGVNRVVYDISSKPPGTIEWE
- a CDS encoding UPF0280 family protein, yielding MPYNETRRFYRLQHQDRKGWVGFQVRYRETDLWVRAQRNLERETFTAILNCRRQLERYIAEHPPFLKSLTPLPEDPLAPPLVKVMLFAARSAGVGPMASVAGAVAQEVALSLKPFSPSVIVENGGDCYLDIREETTIGIYAGPHSPFSGNIGLRFEGSRFPLGICTSSGTVGPSLSFGRADAVTVAAKDAALADAAATAVGNLVKTPSHIEEALERARTIPSLEGVLIVIKDKLGIWGNLEVARL
- a CDS encoding metallophosphoesterase family protein is translated as MKIVVMSDTHLERVTDRFESLCAAYCEGADLVIHLGDWARHSVLNFLERYPLEAVAGNMDDSGIHERLPVKKVIRVRGHRLGIIHGWGSPVGLRHRLMDEFENVEAILFGHTHQALQLVEHGIFWFNPGSVYLGRGERANSLGILNIEDRITGEIVTL